In Mucilaginibacter sp. KACC 22063, the genomic stretch GAAGTTTGCACTTACTGACGGCTCGCCTGTAAAGGGACCGGCCAGCAAGTCTTTAAGATCATATTATGTTCAGGTTGTGAATAATAGTATTATTGTGAATAATTAGTGAATGGAAGCTGATAAAATCAAAGAAAGTATAAAGCGCGCCGCTCAGGAACTTTTCCGCAAATTCGGCTACCATAAAACCAGCGTTAATGAGATTGCCAAACGTGCTAAAATAGCCAAGGCAACCATCTACAAATACTTTGAAAGCAAAGAGGAGATACTGCATGCACTGTTGATGGATTACATCCGCGTGAGTGTGGATGAACTGATTAACAGCGATAGCCATCAACTTGATGAAGAAGCACACCTAACCAACCTTATCCTTAAAACAAGCCGCCTCTCTTACACCGTTTGTAATGAATTTATCGGCTGGGATTTCATCCGCGAATCAACCAATTCACAGGAATTTCTAAAAAATCTTTCTAACGAACTCGAAGAACTACTGCTTAGCTCATTCACCAAATTAAGCGGCATGCGCAAAATGGAAAGCTATCACCAGCGCCTGCGTTTCCTGATCAAATGCAGTAAAAGCATTGTTTTTAGCTTTGCCTTTACATCGGTAAGCGATTCTGACGTCCGTAAAAACTTCGTTTCTTTCCAAAAGGAGATCCTACCCTACTTAGTTAAAGCAGCTATTGCTGTATAAAATTTATGTCGATATTTTGAAGTTTCACATTTAATTATTTACTTTGAATTACAAAGTACTTTAAAGTGGAAGAAAAACAATTAAGAGAAGATCTGCTGTCGATCCGTTCCATGATGGAACGCTCATCAAAGTTTTTATCGCTCAGCGGCTTATCGGGTATATTAGCCGGTGTTTACGCGCTTGCAGGTGCGGCGGCAACTTATATCATCTTACACAAGCCTGCCCCTGCTGATTTTATCAGCGGACTAATGACTGCCATAGATGATCTTAATAAGATCGTATTGATCGCAATAAGTGTTCTTATTGCATCAATCATTACAGGCGTTGCGCTTACGTATCGTAAGGCTCGAAAACAGTGCATACCCATGTGGGGTAAAACAAGTCGCAATTTGCTGTTTAATATGGCTGTACCACTTATTACCGGTGGCGTATTGGTGCTGGTGCTGCTTAACAAAGGCGAGCTTAGTTTGCTGCTGCCAACTACACTTATATTTTACGGCCTTGCACTGGTAAATGCGGGCAACTTTACTTATACCGATGTTAAGTACCTGGGCTTATGCGAGATAATTATTGGCCTGATAGGGGCATGTTTTCCGGGTTATGGATTAGTTTTGTGGGCTATTGGTTTTGGCATACTGCACATTGTTTATGGCAGTGTAATGTACTTTAAATACGACCGTGAAAATACCGTTTGAAAAACTCGACAAGGCCTTTGAAAACCGCATCAGGCTGCAAATAATGAGCGTATTGGCTGTTAACGACCGTTACGATTTTAACTCGTTGAAAGAGTTGCTTAACGTAACCGACGGCAACCTGGCATCGCACTTAAAAGGACTGGAAAAAGAAGAATATATCTCCACTATTAAATCATTTGTAGGGCGAAAACCTAATACCACTTATGAAGCAACAACTAAAGGGAAAAAAGCATTTAAAGATCACCTTAATGCCCTGGAACAATTAATTAATCAACAGAAATCAAACTAAATTTTTTTATACATATACTTTGAAATACAAAGTACTTTTAATTAAACAATCATGATAACAGAACAAGAACCAAAATCGACAATCGGCCGTATTATGGAATCGGTCACTCTTAAACTTATCTTCATTACCGGACTTGTACTGGTATTACTGATCCCATCATTCCTGGTACAAAACCTAATTCAGGAACGCGCCGGCCGCCAGCAGGAAATGGAAACCGATGTATCTGATAAATGGTCGGGGAAACAGCTGGTTGCCGGCCCTGTATTGGTAATGCCATACAAGCGCATTTATAAAGAAAACGAGGGTACAGCGAAAGAAGTAACCAAAACCAGTACAGAGTACTTATATGTATTGCCAGACGACTTGCACATCAGTTCGGGCTTAAACGTTGAAACCCTGCACCGCGGCATATTCAATACAACGGTTTATAATACCCGCATTGATATTAAAGGCAATTTCCCGAAAGCCGACCTGGAAAAGGCAGGTATCACAGCCGATCAGCTGATCCCTGAAAAAGCTATTGTTACATTTAATATATCAGATCTTAAAGGATTAAAAACTAATCCTGTAGTGAATTTAGCAGGCAAATCTTTTGCAGTTGAACCTGCACTGAATAATGCATCAGCATTTAATAACGGCTTGCAGGCATGGACAAATATCACTGGCCTAACCGATAAAGACCTCCCTTTCAATTTTACACTTGATTTAAAAGGCAGCCAGGAACTCAATTTTGTGCACCTTGGGAAAACTACTACAGTAGACGTGAAAAGCAACTGGGCCAGCCCAAGCTTTACCGGCCGCTACTTACCCGATAGCCGCAAAATTGACAAGAATGGCTTTACAGCCAAATGGCGTATGCTATACTACAACAGGCCGTTTCCGCAGCAATGGACCATGAATGATAGCCTTTTGAATAGCATGAGCAAGCACGAGGAAGCCATATTCGGTGTTAAGCTGCGCATACCTGTAGACCAGTACCAGCAAACTACACGCACAAGCAAATACGCTATACTCATCATCATCCTTACATTTATATCACTATTTTTAACAGAACTTATCGGCAAGCAAAAGGTACACGTATTTAATTACGCGCTTATTGGCGCAGCAATGATTATCTTCTATGTGTTGCTGCTTTCCTTTTCAGAACAGATCGGTTATATGTGGGCCTATCTTGTTGCATCTATAGCCACCATCGCGCTTATTTCGTTGTTTATATCATCATTACTGCACAACAAAAAAGCGGCGCTCCTATTCGCCTTCATCCTGTCCTTATTCTACACTTTTATTTACATCATTATTCAGTTGGAAGACCTTGCTTTACTGGTAGGCAGTGTATTATTATTCATCATTATAGCGGTATTAATGTACTTCTCCAGAAAGATTAACTGGGATAGATATTAAGATAGACATGGCACTACAGCAGCATAAAAAATACTGAAAAACTGGTATAGGATTGATAAATGTATGGTTTCTATCTTTGGCTTCCCCCTTTTTAAGCGACTATAGCACACGCTATTATAGCCAGTAAAATCTATTTATTTAATAATTCAATCCTATCTAAAATGAAAAAACGTTTAATTTTTATGCTGCTTCCCATGGCTATTGTTGTTAGTGCTTCAGCACAAACAAAGCCGAAAAACAAGGTGACGCCAAAGGCAAAAACTACGCAGAAAGCAACAACTTATTCAAAGCCTGCCAGTACAGAAAGATCAACCAGTGTAAGAGCATTCAGCAAAGGCGATAACCTGCTGAATATTGGCATTGGTATTGGCAGCCCTTTCTTTGGCTCAGGCTATTCATCCTCATTACCTGTAAATCCAAGTGTATCTTATGAAAAAGGCATTACTAATGAGATAAGTGTGGGCGGCCAGGTGGCATTTGCCAGCTCTAAATACAAGGTAAACTTTCCGGGTGGAAACTACAGCTTTAAAGAAAACGCCATTTATATAGGCGCCCGCGGTTCATACCACTTTAATGAATTGCTTGAGCTCGACCCAAAATTTGATATTTATGGAGGCGCAAGCTTAGGATATGTAATCGTAAACGTAAAAGATAATCAAGGCTATAGCGGCTCTACCGGCAGCGGTGTTGGCTTCGGCTTATTTGCCGGCGGCAAATATTATTTCGCAAATAACACAGCCGTATTTGCAGAATTAGGCTACCAAAGCCTTGCAGTACTAAATGTTGGCATTGCCTTTAAACTTTAATTTTTATCTGAAACTACCCATATGAAAACATCCCTAAAATTACCTGCATTCTTAATGCTTTTTGTGTTAGCGTTTGCAGCTTGTAAGAAAGACAAAAAAGACGACAACACGCCTACCGGTCCGCTTGGCCCAAATTATCCGCAGGCGCTAAATAATATTGTAACGCCTGCTATTATCGATAGCCTGAAGAAGAATGGCATGGTGATCAACAGCGGCCTAACACCGCCAAGCATTAACGGGATATATTTATTCAGCCCGGCTTATTGCACTTTTGACAATTCTGGCGATAACCGCAAAGGCTATATTTTTGATGATTACAAACTTCAGTTTCAAAATCAGAATAGCACCCAATACACTGTTAACCTGGCTTATAAAGATGTACAGTCTGGCGGGGATGCCGCTGCCGACAATAATGCGACTTATATAGCGGGGCAAAACAATTTGTTTACCGTGTTTGCGCAATCAAAAGGCGCAACCAAGGGCATCAACTATGTAACGCTTGATGTAATTAGCGGACAGGTAGATGCTGGTGCCATGAAAAACCTGATCTGGAGCCACTACCTGGTATCAAAAGATGCTGATCCCCTTAACATGATTATACCTGTCGGCTCAACACGAATCTTTACAGATAAAGATGGATCGTCAGATTCACAAACCACCTTTAGTGTATTGCCTAAACCAATTCAAACAGCAATTAAGTCTATGCCTATATCGGGCAGTTTTAATAAGTAGTCTGTGTTACGTAAAGCCGCCTTTTTCAGGCGGCTTTATTTTGTTAAAATATTCACTATACCAATTTGGTTTTCGGTATAAATTTTATTATGTTAGCATAGTAAAATTTACCACCTATGAGCCGCGAATTATCCGATTTTTCAATCCTGATCGATGAGGTATTCGATCTGGAAGATGTTGAAGGAACAGATTTCTGGAAATTCATCATCAACTTGTTTGCATAACCGCTTACAGCCGTTATGCTTTTTATTACAGGTTAAAATATTTGGGTAACTTTGCACCCGAATGAATAAGCCTGCGAGTAATAAATTTTTTGAAAATATCGATGTAATTGACATCGCCGAAGAAGGTAAGGGTGTTGGCAAATCAGATGATTTTGTCCTTTTTATCGACAAAGCCGTACCTGGCGATGTTGTTGATGCAGAAGTTTACCGCAAGAAGAAAAACTTTGGCGAAGCAAAGATCACAGCTTTAAAAAAAGCTTCCGAATACCGTACCGAACCGTTTTGCGAGCACTTTGGCACCTGTGGCGGCTGCAAATGGCAACACATGACCTATGCTGCCCAGCTGCAGTTTAAACAAAAAACCGTTGCCGATGCACTTGGCCGTTTGGCAAAAATTGACGTGCAGGACATGCTGCCCATTGTAGGCTCGCCTGCCGACCGTTACTACCGTAACAAACTGGAATATACTTTTTCTGATAAACGCTGGCTTACCGACGGCGAAAACCGTACCGATGAAGTGATGGACATGAATGCCCTTGGTTTTCACATTCCCGGACGGTTTGACAAGATCCTCGATGTAAACCACTGCTACCTGCAGGCAGATCCATCAAACGAGTTACGCCTTAGCATCCGTGATTTTGCAAAACAAAATAACATCAGCTTTTATAACCTCAAACGCCACGAGGGTGCATTGCGCAACCTCATCATCCGCACGTCGGTTACCGGCGAGCTGATGGTGATTGTAGTGTTTGCTTACGTCAGTCAGGAAGAAATTGATAAAGTGATGAGCTTTGTTGAGGCGGGTTTCCCGGAAATCACATCATTGCTTTATATCATCA encodes the following:
- the rlmD gene encoding 23S rRNA (uracil(1939)-C(5))-methyltransferase RlmD: MNKPASNKFFENIDVIDIAEEGKGVGKSDDFVLFIDKAVPGDVVDAEVYRKKKNFGEAKITALKKASEYRTEPFCEHFGTCGGCKWQHMTYAAQLQFKQKTVADALGRLAKIDVQDMLPIVGSPADRYYRNKLEYTFSDKRWLTDGENRTDEVMDMNALGFHIPGRFDKILDVNHCYLQADPSNELRLSIRDFAKQNNISFYNLKRHEGALRNLIIRTSVTGELMVIVVFAYVSQEEIDKVMSFVEAGFPEITSLLYIINQKKNDTIFDQDVLAWKGPQYIHEAMNEIRFRIGPKSFYQTNAVQAQRLYEIARDFAGFKGDELVYDLYTGAGTIANFIAGSVKHVVGVEYVPSAIEDAKINSQINEITNTEFYAGDMKDVLDAEFVARHGKPDVIITDPPRAGMHADVVARLMEIEAEKIVYVSCNPATQARDMLVLKEKYDTVKIQPVDMFPHTQHVENVVLLQLRK
- a CDS encoding TetR/AcrR family transcriptional regulator, giving the protein MEADKIKESIKRAAQELFRKFGYHKTSVNEIAKRAKIAKATIYKYFESKEEILHALLMDYIRVSVDELINSDSHQLDEEAHLTNLILKTSRLSYTVCNEFIGWDFIRESTNSQEFLKNLSNELEELLLSSFTKLSGMRKMESYHQRLRFLIKCSKSIVFSFAFTSVSDSDVRKNFVSFQKEILPYLVKAAIAV
- a CDS encoding winged helix-turn-helix domain-containing protein; amino-acid sequence: MKIPFEKLDKAFENRIRLQIMSVLAVNDRYDFNSLKELLNVTDGNLASHLKGLEKEEYISTIKSFVGRKPNTTYEATTKGKKAFKDHLNALEQLINQQKSN
- the creD gene encoding cell envelope integrity protein CreD; protein product: MITEQEPKSTIGRIMESVTLKLIFITGLVLVLLIPSFLVQNLIQERAGRQQEMETDVSDKWSGKQLVAGPVLVMPYKRIYKENEGTAKEVTKTSTEYLYVLPDDLHISSGLNVETLHRGIFNTTVYNTRIDIKGNFPKADLEKAGITADQLIPEKAIVTFNISDLKGLKTNPVVNLAGKSFAVEPALNNASAFNNGLQAWTNITGLTDKDLPFNFTLDLKGSQELNFVHLGKTTTVDVKSNWASPSFTGRYLPDSRKIDKNGFTAKWRMLYYNRPFPQQWTMNDSLLNSMSKHEEAIFGVKLRIPVDQYQQTTRTSKYAILIIILTFISLFLTELIGKQKVHVFNYALIGAAMIIFYVLLLSFSEQIGYMWAYLVASIATIALISLFISSLLHNKKAALLFAFILSLFYTFIYIIIQLEDLALLVGSVLLFIIIAVLMYFSRKINWDRY
- a CDS encoding outer membrane beta-barrel protein, whose amino-acid sequence is MKKRLIFMLLPMAIVVSASAQTKPKNKVTPKAKTTQKATTYSKPASTERSTSVRAFSKGDNLLNIGIGIGSPFFGSGYSSSLPVNPSVSYEKGITNEISVGGQVAFASSKYKVNFPGGNYSFKENAIYIGARGSYHFNELLELDPKFDIYGGASLGYVIVNVKDNQGYSGSTGSGVGFGLFAGGKYYFANNTAVFAELGYQSLAVLNVGIAFKL